One Ignavibacteriales bacterium genomic region harbors:
- a CDS encoding DUF2179 domain-containing protein has product MLDIIGGALLIMGMRICDVSIGTIRTILVVQGKKYLAGFAGMIEVLIWVFAMRFIFQNLDETLNLFGYAIGFGLGNILGITIEQKIGLGFAQLNIISKISTDKIIEALRKAKFGVTVLPAYGVSGNVSIVVVIVPRKQQKKIIKLVESIDANAFITVQHSLPYRGFIHGSRK; this is encoded by the coding sequence ATGTTGGATATAATCGGCGGCGCTCTGTTGATAATGGGAATGAGAATTTGCGACGTTTCTATTGGTACAATTAGAACAATTTTGGTAGTTCAGGGAAAAAAATATTTAGCTGGATTTGCTGGTATGATCGAAGTATTAATTTGGGTATTTGCGATGAGATTTATTTTCCAAAATCTTGATGAGACGTTAAACTTATTTGGGTATGCGATAGGATTTGGACTCGGAAACATTTTAGGGATAACTATTGAACAAAAAATCGGATTGGGATTTGCACAGTTAAATATAATTTCTAAAATATCTACAGATAAGATTATTGAAGCATTAAGAAAAGCAAAATTTGGAGTGACTGTCTTACCTGCTTATGGCGTATCTGGTAATGTATCAATTGTAGTTGTAATTGTGCCAAGAAAACAGCAAAAGAAAATCATTAAACTTGTTGAATCGATTGATGCGAATGCATTTATAACCGTTCAGCATTCACTTCCCTACCGAGGGTTTATTCATGGAAGTAGAAAATAA
- a CDS encoding T9SS type A sorting domain-containing protein — protein sequence MFKRIFTVSLLSALLLGINIFPQTSSMEVSPNLEQVKQTQTPIEATWDVEFNYDAATVTLLGGSTGAVYIPSLNKFWTSRWATALAHQWNMDGTLDMEFTLPFTGTRNMVFDGTFIYCCNSTTTVQIVDPVTRTVVGTVSVVGAPNGFRSMTYNPDGDGGNGSLIGGNWTAPNLNFYEFSMTGVLLRTIPSTVTGVYGIAYDKWSAGGPFLWVWGQGLGAGTPQIIQQMDFNTGTYTGVQHDVMTDVGVGQPTTTGIAGGMFITDQLIPGEATMGGVLQGTPNSFFGYELTTTNAPPVFFDNFDAYTAGNLVACSNPTAWTTWSNAPCGAEDAEVSSAFAYSGTNSAKVIFNDDLVKDFGTAFTTGKYKMSFQAYIPAGKAGYFNTLATFAGSNSSWGLDVYFNTTGVCSVFAGSATAIVSATYPPATWFLVEHIVDLDANLSELIINGTSVHTWQWTLGSIGSGCPLTLDANDFFGATANDEMYFDDYSLELLSVVPVELTSFSANVNNGNVILNWTTATELNNQGFEVERKIADGQFITIGHVQGNGTTTERKEYSFTDANAQIGNYTYRLKQVDFNGAFEYSNEIFVDVTAPLEFALDQNYPNPFNPTTTINFSLAEPSFVKLAVYNLLGEEVKVLVSENRGAGSFNVTLDASSLPSGMYLYKIETAQYSSVKKMMLMK from the coding sequence ATGTTTAAAAGAATCTTTACTGTTTCTCTCCTAAGTGCTTTGCTTTTGGGAATTAATATTTTCCCCCAAACTTCAAGTATGGAAGTTAGTCCAAATTTAGAGCAGGTTAAGCAAACCCAAACGCCAATTGAAGCAACCTGGGATGTTGAATTTAATTATGATGCTGCTACAGTTACTTTACTTGGTGGTAGTACAGGGGCTGTTTATATCCCCTCTTTAAACAAGTTCTGGACAAGCAGATGGGCTACTGCCCTTGCACATCAGTGGAATATGGATGGTACATTAGATATGGAATTCACTTTGCCATTTACTGGCACTAGAAATATGGTATTTGATGGTACATTTATTTATTGTTGTAATTCCACAACTACAGTTCAAATAGTTGATCCAGTAACCAGAACTGTTGTTGGTACAGTTTCTGTTGTTGGCGCTCCAAATGGTTTCAGATCGATGACTTATAATCCGGACGGTGATGGAGGCAATGGCTCATTAATCGGTGGAAACTGGACTGCCCCAAATTTGAATTTCTATGAATTCAGTATGACAGGTGTTTTATTAAGAACTATACCAAGTACTGTTACAGGTGTTTATGGAATTGCATACGATAAGTGGTCTGCTGGAGGTCCATTTTTATGGGTTTGGGGTCAGGGACTTGGAGCCGGAACACCTCAGATTATCCAACAAATGGATTTTAATACCGGAACATATACCGGTGTTCAACATGATGTTATGACAGATGTTGGCGTTGGTCAACCAACAACAACAGGAATTGCAGGCGGTATGTTTATTACAGACCAATTAATTCCTGGTGAAGCAACAATGGGCGGCGTGTTGCAAGGAACACCTAACTCATTCTTTGGTTATGAATTGACAACTACAAATGCTCCTCCTGTATTCTTTGATAATTTTGATGCATATACAGCTGGCAATTTAGTTGCGTGTTCAAATCCTACAGCTTGGACTACATGGAGTAATGCACCTTGTGGTGCTGAAGATGCAGAAGTTTCAAGTGCTTTTGCTTATAGTGGTACAAATTCAGCAAAAGTTATTTTTAATGATGATTTAGTTAAAGATTTTGGAACAGCTTTTACAACTGGAAAATATAAGATGAGCTTCCAAGCATATATTCCTGCAGGAAAAGCTGGTTACTTCAATACATTAGCTACATTTGCTGGATCGAACAGCTCTTGGGGTTTAGATGTATATTTTAATACAACAGGTGTTTGCAGCGTTTTTGCTGGTTCTGCAACAGCTATAGTAAGTGCTACTTATCCACCAGCTACTTGGTTCTTAGTTGAGCATATAGTTGATTTAGATGCAAATCTATCTGAATTAATAATTAATGGCACTTCTGTTCATACATGGCAGTGGACACTTGGCTCAATTGGTTCTGGATGCCCATTGACTTTGGATGCAAATGATTTCTTTGGTGCAACTGCAAATGATGAAATGTATTTTGATGATTATTCATTGGAATTATTATCTGTAGTACCAGTAGAGTTAACATCATTTTCTGCAAATGTTAATAATGGAAATGTTATTCTTAATTGGACAACTGCAACTGAACTGAACAATCAGGGTTTTGAAGTTGAAAGAAAAATCGCTGATGGTCAGTTTATTACAATCGGTCACGTTCAAGGTAATGGAACAACTACCGAGAGAAAAGAATATTCATTCACAGATGCTAATGCTCAAATAGGTAACTACACATATAGATTAAAACAAGTTGATTTTAATGGTGCATTTGAATACAGCAACGAAATATTTGTTGACGTAACTGCTCCATTGGAATTTGCATTAGACCAGAATTATCCTAATCCATTTAACCCAACAACGACAATTAATTTTTCACTTGCTGAACCATCATTTGTTAAATTAGCTGTTTACAATTTATTGGGTGAAGAAGTAAAAGTTCTTGTTAGTGAAAATAGAGGTGCAGGTTCCTTCAATGTTACTTTAGATGCATCATCACTACCAAGTGGAATGTATTTATACAAAATTGAAACTGCTCAGTACTCAAGTGTTAAAAAAATGATGTTGATGAAATAA
- a CDS encoding T9SS type A sorting domain-containing protein encodes MIKYIYTSFFVIVIFSTISFAQIGWQEVTTLPNVANINSISVVDASVLWVCCDGGSVFRSTDAGTTWSLRNTGVPAVNLYGIAATDTSNCWVGTTAGAIYRTSNGGVNWILQVSVAGSFINGIHMFDANNGVYTGDPTGNSAPYQNRFTTDGGTTWTLATNSPIATNEFGVINAWDWTDQNHFWVGSANTTASSTTCKIYYTTTGFNGTWNSATVTGVGTTQGLYYQAIGMTDNNNGMAGSNNGTVVKTTNGGVSWTAVSPPSALTTFAVINMNALKDGSNLIRVVFNSGTSYMIYATTNFGTTWNQETIPASATSLGVQHLQFIDANLGFAGGGSGVVLKYVGVVPVELTSFSANVNNGNVILNWTTATELNNQGFEVERKIADGQFITIGHVQGNGTTTERKEYSFTDANAQIGNYTYRLKQVDFNGAFEYSNEIFVDVTAPLEFALDQNYPNPFNPTTTINFSLAEPSFVKLAVYNLLGEEVKVLVSENRGAGSFNVTLDASSLPSGMYLYKIETAQYSSVKKMMLMK; translated from the coding sequence ATGATTAAATATATTTACACTTCTTTTTTCGTAATAGTCATTTTTAGTACAATTAGTTTTGCTCAAATTGGCTGGCAAGAAGTTACAACTCTTCCAAATGTTGCAAATATTAATTCAATTTCTGTTGTTGATGCAAGTGTTTTATGGGTTTGCTGCGATGGTGGTTCAGTATTTCGTTCAACTGATGCTGGGACAACTTGGAGTTTGAGAAATACAGGTGTTCCTGCTGTTAATCTTTATGGTATAGCAGCTACAGATACAAGCAATTGCTGGGTTGGTACAACGGCAGGTGCTATTTACAGAACTTCCAATGGCGGTGTAAATTGGATTCTTCAAGTTAGTGTTGCAGGCAGCTTTATCAATGGTATTCATATGTTTGATGCTAATAATGGTGTTTATACTGGTGACCCAACAGGTAACAGTGCACCATACCAAAATAGATTTACTACCGATGGTGGTACAACATGGACATTGGCAACAAATTCACCAATTGCAACAAATGAATTTGGTGTTATCAATGCTTGGGATTGGACTGATCAGAATCATTTCTGGGTTGGATCCGCAAACACAACTGCAAGTTCAACTACTTGTAAAATTTATTACACTACTACTGGTTTCAATGGAACCTGGAATTCAGCAACGGTTACTGGTGTCGGAACAACTCAAGGATTATACTATCAAGCTATTGGAATGACTGACAATAATAATGGAATGGCAGGTTCAAACAATGGGACTGTTGTAAAAACAACGAATGGTGGTGTTAGCTGGACTGCTGTTTCACCTCCATCAGCTCTTACGACTTTTGCTGTTATAAATATGAATGCACTAAAAGATGGATCAAATTTAATCCGTGTCGTCTTTAACAGCGGAACATCATATATGATTTATGCAACCACTAATTTTGGAACTACATGGAATCAGGAAACAATACCTGCTTCTGCAACATCTTTAGGTGTACAACATTTACAATTTATTGATGCAAATCTAGGGTTTGCTGGCGGTGGTAGCGGCGTTGTTTTGAAATATGTAGGAGTAGTACCAGTAGAGTTAACATCATTTTCTGCAAATGTTAATAATGGAAATGTTATTCTTAATTGGACAACTGCAACTGAACTGAACAATCAGGGTTTTGAAGTTGAAAGAAAAATCGCTGATGGTCAGTTTATTACAATCGGTCACGTTCAAGGTAATGGAACAACTACCGAGAGAAAAGAATATTCATTCACAGATGCTAATGCTCAAATAGGTAACTACACATATAGATTAAAACAAGTTGATTTTAATGGTGCATTTGAATACAGCAACGAAATATTTGTTGACGTAACTGCTCCATTGGAATTTGCATTAGACCAGAATTATCCTAATCCATTTAACCCAACAACGACAATTAATTTTTCACTTGCTGAACCATCATTTGTTAAATTAGCTGTTTACAATTTATTGGGTGAAGAAGTAAAAGTTCTTGTTAGTGAAAATAGAGGTGCAGGTTCCTTCAATGTTACTTTAGATGCATCATCACTACCAAGTGGAATGTATTTATACAAAATTGAAACTGCTCAGTACTCAAGTGTTAAAAAAATGATGTTGATGAAATAA
- a CDS encoding glycerol-3-phosphate acyltransferase, whose amino-acid sequence MQYLFSAVIGYLFGSIPTAYILLKKTSGIDITQAGTGNVGAMNSYEVTNSKLIGILVLIIDFLKGMIPVFVVLFLFESSFFIASLSVLFAVFSHCFNPWLGFKGGRGLATAAGGSVVIFPVLLVAWIIFWILVHFIKKDIHIANIFATVLSLLSILSFYKYLIQFAYPQPVLVNELLLFTSAGLLIIFIKHIEPLHKILSNKNN is encoded by the coding sequence ATGCAATATTTATTTAGTGCTGTTATAGGATATTTGTTTGGATCAATTCCGACTGCTTATATTTTGCTTAAAAAAACAAGCGGAATTGATATTACTCAAGCAGGGACAGGCAATGTTGGAGCAATGAATTCTTATGAGGTTACTAATTCAAAATTAATCGGAATCTTAGTTTTAATAATTGATTTTCTAAAAGGAATGATCCCAGTTTTTGTAGTTTTGTTTTTATTCGAATCATCATTTTTCATCGCCTCCCTTTCGGTTCTTTTCGCTGTATTTAGCCATTGCTTTAATCCCTGGTTAGGGTTTAAAGGCGGCAGAGGATTGGCAACTGCTGCAGGCGGAAGTGTGGTTATCTTTCCGGTATTGCTAGTCGCCTGGATAATATTTTGGATATTAGTTCATTTCATAAAAAAAGATATTCACATTGCAAATATTTTTGCTACAGTTTTGTCATTACTTTCCATTTTATCATTTTATAAATACTTAATTCAATTCGCTTATCCCCAACCGGTTTTAGTGAACGAATTATTACTTTTTACTTCCGCAGGATTATTGATAATTTTTATTAAACATATTGAACCATTACACAAAATTCTATCAAACAAAAACAATTAA
- a CDS encoding trypsin-like peptidase domain-containing protein yields the protein MITRKAFVSTIVVLTILFSTSFFYLNSKLPDNFFATTNSKNVSLASFEQSKKFNDEITNSRENIITSTVKKVSPAIVGINVIEIRKYRDPFSSFFDDPFFKQFFGNRGNSSQKVQGLGSGYIISPDGYIVTNDHVAGNATEITITMTDGSHHEAKIVGSDPVSDICLLKIDGNNLPFVELGNSKDIIIGEWVIALGNPFGLFELNDKPTVTVGVISATGMNLEPINERYYLNMIQTDAAINGGNSGGALVNSIGEVIGMNTLIYTANGVQGNIGLGFAIPIDKVKKIVTELKENGKIDRDFQIGMSIQSIDAGIVSYYDLKSNKGVIITKVLPNTPAAGAGLKSGDIILEIDGFKISNEQTIFGVFQEFRAGQVIEVKIIRENAELTKKMKLERNK from the coding sequence ATGATTACCAGAAAAGCATTTGTCTCAACTATCGTTGTTCTAACAATTTTATTTTCAACTTCATTTTTTTATCTAAACTCAAAACTACCAGATAATTTTTTTGCCACCACAAATTCTAAAAATGTTTCACTCGCATCTTTTGAACAGTCGAAAAAATTTAATGATGAGATTACCAATTCAAGAGAAAATATTATTACTAGCACTGTTAAAAAGGTAAGTCCTGCAATAGTAGGAATAAATGTAATAGAAATCAGAAAATACAGAGATCCTTTTAGCTCTTTTTTTGATGATCCTTTCTTTAAACAGTTTTTTGGCAACAGAGGTAATTCCAGTCAGAAAGTTCAAGGATTAGGTTCAGGATATATTATCTCGCCAGATGGATATATCGTAACAAACGATCACGTTGCGGGTAACGCAACTGAAATTACAATTACAATGACGGATGGCAGCCACCATGAAGCTAAAATTGTCGGTTCAGATCCTGTATCAGATATATGTTTACTTAAAATTGATGGTAATAATCTTCCCTTCGTTGAGTTAGGAAATTCCAAAGATATTATTATTGGTGAATGGGTAATCGCATTAGGAAATCCATTTGGATTATTTGAACTCAATGATAAACCAACCGTTACCGTGGGTGTAATCAGTGCAACAGGAATGAATCTTGAACCAATTAACGAGCGGTATTATTTAAATATGATTCAGACAGATGCTGCAATTAATGGTGGAAATAGCGGTGGAGCATTAGTGAATTCAATTGGAGAAGTTATTGGAATGAATACATTAATTTATACTGCCAATGGTGTTCAAGGAAATATAGGACTTGGTTTTGCTATTCCAATTGATAAAGTAAAAAAGATTGTTACAGAACTTAAAGAAAATGGAAAGATTGATAGAGATTTTCAAATCGGTATGAGCATCCAGTCTATTGATGCTGGCATAGTTAGTTATTACGATTTGAAAAGTAATAAGGGTGTAATAATTACTAAAGTTTTACCTAATACACCGGCAGCCGGTGCAGGATTAAAAAGCGGCGATATTATTCTGGAAATTGATGGATTCAAAATCAGTAATGAACAAACCATCTTTGGAGTTTTCCAGGAATTTAGAGCAGGACAAGTAATAGAAGTAAAAATTATTCGGGAAAACGCTGAGTTAACAAAAAAAATGAAATTGGAGAGAAATAAATGA
- a CDS encoding adenylosuccinate lyase: MIERYTLPEMGNIWEDKFKFDTWLQIEILACEARAEMNEIPKSDVDIIRKKADFDVKRILEIEETTKHDVIAFLTNVAEYVGPESRHIHYGMTSSDILDTTLSYQMKTAGELLLKRLYELKDALKVRAIEHKNTVCVGRSHGIHAEPTSMGLKFALWYEETKRNIKRLQSAIEIISVGQISGAVGTFEHLSPKVEEYVCDKMGLKPASVSTQVIQRDRHAEFLTTLAIVGATLEKISVEIRHLQRTEVLEAEEYFSKGQKGSSAMPHKRNPIVSERITGLARVLRSNSIAALENVALWHERDISHSSVERIIVPDSCIALDYMLDLMVKLISRLLIYPENMIKNLNLTRGLVFSQTILLKLVTKGISREDAYRIVQDSAMKVWQDDKLNLKDELANSDELRKYISVEELNEIFENKNMLKNVEFIFKRTVLIKD, translated from the coding sequence ATGATAGAGAGATATACGCTTCCCGAAATGGGAAATATTTGGGAAGATAAATTTAAGTTTGATACTTGGTTACAAATTGAAATTCTTGCTTGTGAAGCTCGTGCTGAGATGAACGAAATTCCCAAAAGTGATGTGGATATAATCCGTAAGAAAGCTGATTTTGATGTTAAGAGAATACTAGAAATTGAAGAAACAACTAAACACGATGTAATTGCTTTTTTAACAAACGTTGCTGAATATGTTGGGCCAGAATCACGACACATTCATTATGGAATGACTTCTTCAGATATTTTAGATACAACTCTCTCCTATCAAATGAAGACTGCTGGTGAGTTACTCTTAAAAAGATTATATGAACTTAAAGATGCCTTAAAAGTAAGAGCTATTGAGCATAAAAATACTGTTTGTGTTGGTAGATCACACGGAATACACGCTGAACCAACATCCATGGGATTAAAGTTTGCTTTGTGGTATGAAGAAACAAAAAGAAACATAAAAAGATTACAAAGTGCTATCGAGATAATTAGCGTTGGTCAAATCTCTGGAGCTGTGGGAACCTTTGAACACTTATCGCCAAAAGTTGAAGAGTACGTTTGTGACAAAATGGGATTAAAACCTGCTTCGGTTTCAACTCAGGTAATTCAAAGAGATAGACACGCTGAGTTTTTAACAACTCTTGCTATTGTTGGTGCAACTTTAGAAAAAATATCTGTTGAAATTCGGCATTTACAAAGAACAGAAGTACTTGAAGCGGAAGAATATTTTTCAAAGGGGCAAAAGGGTTCTTCAGCAATGCCTCATAAACGTAATCCAATTGTTAGTGAACGAATAACTGGCTTGGCAAGAGTTCTTCGCAGCAACTCTATTGCCGCTTTAGAAAATGTTGCTTTGTGGCATGAGCGCGATATTTCACATTCATCAGTTGAAAGAATTATTGTTCCGGATAGCTGCATAGCTTTAGATTATATGCTTGATCTTATGGTGAAACTAATATCAAGACTTTTAATTTATCCAGAAAATATGATTAAAAATCTTAATCTAACAAGAGGATTGGTCTTTTCTCAAACGATACTATTAAAACTTGTTACTAAAGGTATCTCAAGGGAAGATGCATATAGAATCGTACAAGATTCAGCTATGAAAGTTTGGCAGGATGATAAATTAAATTTGAAAGATGAACTGGCTAACTCAGATGAACTTCGTAAATATATTTCCGTTGAAGAATTAAATGAGATATTTGAAAACAAAAATATGTTGAAAAATGTTGAGTTTATTTTTAAGAGAACAGTTCTAATTAAGGATTAA
- a CDS encoding peroxiredoxin: MKLFNFLTIATIVAAFIILQSCGGNADNLDIGNAAPDFTLQDSDGNYFQLSDYREKKPVVIYFYPKANTPGCTKQACDIRDSFKIFEENNVAVLGISVDSKESIKEFIDDHNLNFPLLSDEMKEVSKAYGVLNTIGIDSRITFIIDKQGNIANILLDVDLETHAEDVFNLAIKLN, translated from the coding sequence ATGAAACTTTTTAATTTCTTGACAATCGCAACTATCGTCGCAGCATTCATAATATTGCAAAGCTGTGGTGGTAATGCAGATAATTTAGATATAGGAAATGCAGCTCCAGATTTTACTTTGCAGGATTCTGATGGAAATTATTTTCAATTGTCAGACTATAGAGAAAAAAAACCTGTTGTAATTTACTTCTATCCAAAAGCAAACACACCAGGTTGCACTAAACAAGCCTGCGACATTCGTGATTCGTTCAAAATATTTGAAGAAAATAACGTTGCTGTTTTGGGAATCAGTGTTGATTCTAAGGAATCAATTAAAGAGTTTATCGACGATCACAACCTCAACTTCCCTCTTCTTTCTGATGAAATGAAAGAAGTTAGCAAAGCCTATGGTGTGTTAAATACAATTGGAATAGATTCTCGAATAACATTTATAATTGATAAACAAGGCAATATTGCAAATATTTTACTCGATGTTGATTTAGAAACACACGCAGAAGATGTTTTTAATCTAGCAATTAAGTTAAACTAG
- a CDS encoding carboxy terminal-processing peptidase yields MIKEQSKKIRSIEFLAIVFISISVFSGNTFKNVSIPSSTDSLTILKPASQYQLENQLITSILTRYHFKEFQINDSLSSNIFSRYLDVLDHGKNYFLLSDIESFNSEKYQLDDNLFKGDIQFYYDVFNVYIKRLNERMVYIDDLLNSEFDYTIDENYLYDRDKSDWAINKSELNELWRKRLKNDALTYRLNGKDWEFIQKTLKKRYKNFAQFLNQYNSEDVFQLAMNSFTEAIDPHTNYFSPVTSDNFKIDMSLSLEGIGARLQTEDDYTKVAEIIPGGPADKSGLLKADDKIIGVAQGEEGEFEDIVGWRITDAVKLIRGAKGTLVRLQLLKAGSDLNAKPIEIAIIRDKVKLEDQAAKGTVLELLNEEKPYRIGVIDIPKFYNDFEGQRNGDGNFKSTTKDVRKILDSLKTENVDGVIIDLREDGGGSLQEAIELTGLFIKNGPVVQVKNSDGNIDIAKDPDPSIVYDGPLAVLVNRFSASASEIFSGAIQDYGRGFIIGEQTYGKGTVQNLIDLNRLSSQKNLNLGQVKLTIAKYYRINGGSTQNLGVVPDISFPSMIDPKDFGESSEPSALPWDEIKSADFNKFSDLSKYIPDLNTKHLNRVSTDKDFKNLLEDINIYKENKKKSFLSLNEEIRKQEKQKEEKRKNERDGINQEQNEAELLDDEVPTVKKDKEDFILDETAKILSDYILMSVS; encoded by the coding sequence ATGATCAAAGAACAAAGTAAAAAGATACGCAGCATCGAGTTTTTGGCGATTGTATTTATTTCAATCAGTGTTTTTTCAGGAAATACTTTCAAAAATGTATCAATCCCATCTTCAACAGACAGTCTAACGATTTTAAAACCGGCAAGTCAATATCAATTAGAAAATCAGTTGATCACTTCAATTTTAACTAGATATCATTTTAAGGAATTTCAAATAAATGATTCGCTTTCTAGCAATATCTTTAGTAGATATTTGGATGTTCTTGATCATGGAAAAAACTATTTTCTTTTGTCTGATATTGAATCATTTAATTCTGAAAAATATCAATTGGATGATAATTTGTTTAAAGGTGACATTCAATTTTATTATGATGTATTTAATGTTTATATAAAAAGATTGAATGAAAGAATGGTATACATTGATGACCTTCTAAATTCAGAATTTGATTATACGATAGACGAAAATTATTTGTATGATCGCGATAAATCAGATTGGGCAATAAATAAATCCGAATTAAATGAACTGTGGCGCAAACGATTGAAAAATGATGCATTGACTTATAGATTGAATGGAAAGGATTGGGAGTTCATTCAAAAGACTCTTAAAAAGAGATATAAAAACTTTGCGCAGTTCTTAAATCAGTATAACTCTGAAGATGTTTTTCAACTTGCTATGAATTCATTTACAGAAGCTATTGATCCACACACAAATTATTTTTCGCCCGTTACCTCAGATAACTTTAAAATAGATATGAGTCTTTCTTTAGAAGGAATTGGCGCAAGACTACAAACTGAAGATGACTATACAAAGGTTGCAGAAATTATTCCCGGTGGGCCAGCAGATAAAAGCGGATTACTAAAAGCCGATGACAAAATTATTGGTGTTGCACAGGGTGAAGAAGGAGAATTTGAAGATATTGTTGGATGGAGAATTACTGACGCAGTTAAATTAATACGCGGCGCAAAAGGAACTTTGGTTAGATTACAATTACTAAAAGCAGGAAGCGATTTAAATGCAAAACCTATCGAAATAGCAATAATACGTGACAAAGTTAAGCTAGAAGATCAGGCTGCAAAAGGAACTGTTTTGGAATTACTTAATGAAGAAAAACCTTATAGAATTGGTGTGATTGATATTCCGAAATTTTATAATGATTTCGAAGGCCAAAGAAATGGTGATGGTAATTTTAAAAGTACAACCAAAGATGTTAGAAAGATTTTGGATTCATTAAAAACAGAAAATGTTGATGGGGTAATTATTGATTTACGTGAAGATGGTGGAGGTTCACTCCAAGAAGCAATTGAATTAACAGGTTTATTTATAAAGAATGGACCTGTTGTTCAAGTTAAAAATTCAGATGGAAATATTGATATTGCCAAAGATCCTGATCCCTCGATTGTTTATGATGGCCCATTGGCAGTTTTGGTAAATAGATTTAGCGCCTCCGCATCAGAAATATTTTCAGGTGCAATTCAAGATTATGGAAGAGGATTTATTATTGGTGAACAAACTTATGGCAAAGGCACCGTTCAGAACTTAATTGATCTAAACAGATTATCATCGCAAAAAAATTTGAATTTAGGTCAAGTAAAATTAACCATAGCAAAGTACTATAGAATAAATGGAGGTAGTACACAAAATCTTGGTGTTGTTCCGGATATCTCTTTCCCATCAATGATTGATCCTAAAGATTTTGGGGAAAGTTCTGAGCCCAGCGCTTTACCTTGGGATGAGATTAAGTCCGCAGATTTTAATAAGTTTTCTGATTTATCAAAATATATACCCGATTTAAATACTAAGCATTTAAATAGAGTCTCAACCGACAAAGATTTTAAGAATCTGCTAGAGGATATAAATATCTATAAAGAGAATAAGAAAAAATCATTTTTATCATTGAATGAAGAAATCAGGAAACAGGAAAAACAAAAAGAAGAAAAAAGAAAAAATGAGAGGGATGGCATAAATCAAGAACAAAATGAAGCCGAGTTGTTAGACGATGAAGTTCCAACTGTAAAGAAAGATAAAGAGGATTTTATTCTCGATGAAACAGCTAAAATTCTTTCTGACTATATTCTTATGAGCGTTAGTTAG